From Musa acuminata AAA Group cultivar baxijiao chromosome BXJ3-8, Cavendish_Baxijiao_AAA, whole genome shotgun sequence, one genomic window encodes:
- the LOC135584200 gene encoding uncharacterized protein LOC135584200 isoform X2 — MARGAVVWGRGGGGGKFCCSFKRITVVVCCVNLVAALLVLRTFYTSFSLVSSSDPFSVDQLERIQESIRVRRDAEPVELVRAVRKLRKELLKDEKRVLKLPQPVKQKLANEILQKLQSVKDNNVTEQRVYLWRVEKLKEVKRVTSSKSNLNSSIPFQEAKMLKRALASNWQMLLEAIGLWLPADVVHTEHNDKPENEQDLEEIIPGRPLPPECHAKTHTDYDGAAVRWGLTHHQESAADCCQACLDQAKNAKPGEMKCNIWVYCPSEFGCYSPDIYKHKHQECWLKQAEKPRLNFKDEYSESYRNNHPNAPVVVPWISGIVGA; from the exons ATGGCGAGGGGCGCGGTAGTGTGGGGGAGGGGCGGCGGCGGTGGCAAGTTCTGCTGCTCCTTCAAGCGGATCACCGTCGTGGTTTGCTGCGTTAATCTCGTCGCGGCCCTCCTCGTGCTCCGAACGTTCTACACCTCATTCTCCCTTGTTTCCTCGAGCGATCCGTTTTCGG TGGATCAACTTGAGAGGATACAAGAGTCGATTAGGGTTCGAAGAGATGCTGAGCCCGTGGAGCTGGTTAGAGCG GTGAGGAAACTGAGAAAGGAGCTCTTGAAAGACGAGAAGAGGGTTTTGAAGTTGCCGCAACCTGTGAAGCAGAAGCTGGCCAATGAGATTCTGCAGAAGCTGCAAAGCGTTAAAGATAACAATGTGACAGAACAACGAG TGTACCTATGGCGTGTTGAAAAACTTAAAGAAGTTAAAAGGGTGACAAGTTCAAAATCAAATTTAAATTCAAGCATCCCTTTTCAGGAAGCAA AAATGTTGAAAAGAGCCTTGGCGTCTAATTGGCAAATGTTATTGGAAGCGATTGGTCTATGGTTGCCAGCTGATGTTGTTCACACTGAACACAATGATAAACCTGAAAATGAGCAGGACCTTG AGGAGATTATTCCTGGTCGACCCCTTCCTCCTGAATGCCATGCAAAGACTCATACTGATTATGATGGAGCTGCTGTGAGATGGGGGCTTACCCACCATCAAGAAAGTGCTGCTGATTGTTGTCAGGCTTGCTTAGATCAGGCCAAAAATGCAAAACCAGGGGAAATGAAGTGCAATATCTGGGTTTACTGCCCATCAGAGTTTGGGTGCTACTCACCAGATATATACAAACACAAACATCAGGAGTGCTGGCTGAAGCAG GCTGAAAAACCACGGTTGAACTTCAAAGATGAGTATTCTGAGTCATACAGGAACAATCACCCCAATGCACCCGTGGTCGTGCCATGGATCTCAGGCATTGTGGGAGCATAA
- the LOC135584200 gene encoding uncharacterized protein LOC135584200 isoform X3 encodes MARGAVVWGRGGGGGKFCCSFKRITVVVCCVNLVAALLVLRTFYTSFSLVSSSDPFSVDQLERIQESIRVRRDAEPVELVRAVRKLRKELLKDEKRVLKLPQPVKQKLANEILQKLQSVKDNNVTEQREMLKRALASNWQMLLEAIGLWLPADVVHTEHNDKPENEQDLEEIIPGRPLPPECHAKTHTDYDGAAVRWGLTHHQESAADCCQACLDQAKNAKPGEMKCNIWVYCPSEFGCYSPDIYKHKHQECWLKQAEKPRLNFKDEYSESYRNNHPNAPVVVPWISGIVGA; translated from the exons ATGGCGAGGGGCGCGGTAGTGTGGGGGAGGGGCGGCGGCGGTGGCAAGTTCTGCTGCTCCTTCAAGCGGATCACCGTCGTGGTTTGCTGCGTTAATCTCGTCGCGGCCCTCCTCGTGCTCCGAACGTTCTACACCTCATTCTCCCTTGTTTCCTCGAGCGATCCGTTTTCGG TGGATCAACTTGAGAGGATACAAGAGTCGATTAGGGTTCGAAGAGATGCTGAGCCCGTGGAGCTGGTTAGAGCG GTGAGGAAACTGAGAAAGGAGCTCTTGAAAGACGAGAAGAGGGTTTTGAAGTTGCCGCAACCTGTGAAGCAGAAGCTGGCCAATGAGATTCTGCAGAAGCTGCAAAGCGTTAAAGATAACAATGTGACAGAACAACGAG AAATGTTGAAAAGAGCCTTGGCGTCTAATTGGCAAATGTTATTGGAAGCGATTGGTCTATGGTTGCCAGCTGATGTTGTTCACACTGAACACAATGATAAACCTGAAAATGAGCAGGACCTTG AGGAGATTATTCCTGGTCGACCCCTTCCTCCTGAATGCCATGCAAAGACTCATACTGATTATGATGGAGCTGCTGTGAGATGGGGGCTTACCCACCATCAAGAAAGTGCTGCTGATTGTTGTCAGGCTTGCTTAGATCAGGCCAAAAATGCAAAACCAGGGGAAATGAAGTGCAATATCTGGGTTTACTGCCCATCAGAGTTTGGGTGCTACTCACCAGATATATACAAACACAAACATCAGGAGTGCTGGCTGAAGCAG GCTGAAAAACCACGGTTGAACTTCAAAGATGAGTATTCTGAGTCATACAGGAACAATCACCCCAATGCACCCGTGGTCGTGCCATGGATCTCAGGCATTGTGGGAGCATAA
- the LOC135584200 gene encoding uncharacterized protein LOC135584200 isoform X1 has protein sequence MARGAVVWGRGGGGGKFCCSFKRITVVVCCVNLVAALLVLRTFYTSFSLVSSSDPFSVDQLERIQESIRVRRDAEPVELVRAVRKLRKELLKDEKRVLKLPQPVKQKLANEILQKLQSVKDNNVTEQREAVYLWRVEKLKEVKRVTSSKSNLNSSIPFQEAKMLKRALASNWQMLLEAIGLWLPADVVHTEHNDKPENEQDLEEIIPGRPLPPECHAKTHTDYDGAAVRWGLTHHQESAADCCQACLDQAKNAKPGEMKCNIWVYCPSEFGCYSPDIYKHKHQECWLKQAEKPRLNFKDEYSESYRNNHPNAPVVVPWISGIVGA, from the exons ATGGCGAGGGGCGCGGTAGTGTGGGGGAGGGGCGGCGGCGGTGGCAAGTTCTGCTGCTCCTTCAAGCGGATCACCGTCGTGGTTTGCTGCGTTAATCTCGTCGCGGCCCTCCTCGTGCTCCGAACGTTCTACACCTCATTCTCCCTTGTTTCCTCGAGCGATCCGTTTTCGG TGGATCAACTTGAGAGGATACAAGAGTCGATTAGGGTTCGAAGAGATGCTGAGCCCGTGGAGCTGGTTAGAGCG GTGAGGAAACTGAGAAAGGAGCTCTTGAAAGACGAGAAGAGGGTTTTGAAGTTGCCGCAACCTGTGAAGCAGAAGCTGGCCAATGAGATTCTGCAGAAGCTGCAAAGCGTTAAAGATAACAATGTGACAGAACAACGAG AAGCAGTGTACCTATGGCGTGTTGAAAAACTTAAAGAAGTTAAAAGGGTGACAAGTTCAAAATCAAATTTAAATTCAAGCATCCCTTTTCAGGAAGCAA AAATGTTGAAAAGAGCCTTGGCGTCTAATTGGCAAATGTTATTGGAAGCGATTGGTCTATGGTTGCCAGCTGATGTTGTTCACACTGAACACAATGATAAACCTGAAAATGAGCAGGACCTTG AGGAGATTATTCCTGGTCGACCCCTTCCTCCTGAATGCCATGCAAAGACTCATACTGATTATGATGGAGCTGCTGTGAGATGGGGGCTTACCCACCATCAAGAAAGTGCTGCTGATTGTTGTCAGGCTTGCTTAGATCAGGCCAAAAATGCAAAACCAGGGGAAATGAAGTGCAATATCTGGGTTTACTGCCCATCAGAGTTTGGGTGCTACTCACCAGATATATACAAACACAAACATCAGGAGTGCTGGCTGAAGCAG GCTGAAAAACCACGGTTGAACTTCAAAGATGAGTATTCTGAGTCATACAGGAACAATCACCCCAATGCACCCGTGGTCGTGCCATGGATCTCAGGCATTGTGGGAGCATAA